The Saprospiraceae bacterium genome includes the window CCCAGCGTTTTTGCAGGTGTAGCTGCGGACGTAGAAATTGAGTTTTGCCTGGCGACTGTTGATCCTAGCGGTGGGGCAACCACTGGGATTACCCGCACGTCTACTTCCAAGCGCTCTTTTCAATTGAATGATGACATGAAGAAGAGCAATAAAGGCGGGAAAGACCCCTGGCCAGCGGGCGATTATTTAAATATGTGGGTTTGTGACATTGCTAGCGGTTATTTGGGTTATGCCCAATTTCCTGGTGGAAACCCTGCAACGGACGGTGTTGTTATCGATTACGCTTATTTTGGTACAGGAAGTTCTGCTCCTTATGACCTTGGCCGTACAGCCACACATGAAGTTGGCCATTGGTTAAACCTACGCCATATCTGGGGTGATGGTGGTTGCGGTGTTGATGATTTTGTAAGTGATACACCTGTTGCCGGAGGACCTAATTACACGGGATCACCCTGTACCTTCCCTGGCCCAAATACTTGTAATGAAGGAGCCGGTGATTTGCCAGATATGTTCCAAAACTATATGGATTATTCCGATGATGCCTGCATGAATCTCTTCACCAATGGTCAAACTTCCAGAATGAGGGCCTTATTTGGTGCTGGAGGTGCGCGTGCTAGCTTATTGGCTTCCAATGGTTGTGGCAATGGCAGCGGTGGCCCAACCTGTAGTGATGGTATCCAGAATGGTAGTGAAACAGGCGTAGATTGCGGTGGCCCAGATTGTGCCCCATGTAGTGGCGGCAGTTGCGCTGCACCAACTAACTTGAGTAGTACACCAAAAAACAATGGAAGACGAGCAACCCTGGCATGGTCAGCAGTGAGTGGCGCAAATAATTATACGGTAACGATTCAGCGAATTGCCCCTACCACAGGGACTATTTCAAGTACCACCACCACTTCCACCAGTCTGACCGCAAGTGGCTTGACGAATGGAAACACCTACGAATGGACCGTTACAGCTAATTGTAACAGTGGATCTAATACCGCCACAGCTACTTTCGTGGCAGGTCAAGCAGGTAAGTTGAGTCAGCAAACAGATGACCTTTTGGTTTATCCCAACCCTGCCACCGACAAGTTAATGGTCGTATTCCAGGAATTGACGATTGCTCCTGAATTGACTTTCCAAACGGAATTTAACACATCAAAAGACTATAGCTTGCAGGTAACGGATGTCTATGGAAGAACTTTGCAAAGACACCTCATTGCAGAAGGCGCCGAGACTATTGAACTGAATGTCGCTAACCTACAGCAAGGTATTTATTTCTTGAGAATGACTGATAAAGCGGGTGAAGAAATAGCTATTAAGCGTTTCTTGGTACAAAAATAACCGCTGTTGCGAAGTCGGAAGTGGGAAGTCGGGAAGGCAGGCGCTTTTCTCCACTTTTTAACTGCCGGAGCTAGTCACATTTCCGCCTTCCCCTTTCCGACTTCGCACTTTTTAACGACCGAAGGTAATCCCTTCCCTCTATTCCAATAAATACTGAATATCGCCCTTCGTAAAACTCATTTTGCCCACCTCTCCGATGATATCCTCGGCCAGCTGCGCTTTTCTTTCCTGTAAGGTGAGAATTTTCTCTTCGATACTGTCTTTGGTAATAAATTTAACGGCCATCACATTTTTGTCCTGGCCAATCCGGTGCGCCCGGGCAATGGCCTGTTGTTCCGTGCTAGGGTTCCACCATGGGTCCAGGATAAAGACATAATCTGCTGCGGTTAAATTCAGGCCAGTACCTCCCGCTTTAATGGAAATGAGAAAGGATTGAATGTCGGGATTCTCCATAAATTGTTTCACCGCCTGTTGCCGCTGCGGGCCGGTCTGTTGGCCGGTGAGCCAGCTATAGGCGAGCCCTGACTGATCGAATTGATCCCGAAAAAGTTCAAGATACTGTGTAAAAGAACTGAAAATCAGCACCTTGTGCCCTCCTTTTCTAATAACCTCCCAATGTTCTAACACATCTGAGAATTTACCACTTTCTTTTTTGAAGTCCGGAAAAACGAGGCTAGGATGATTGACAATTTGGCGGAGGCGAGTTAGCGATTGGAGCACCATGATTCGGTACTGCGGACTATTTCCATCAAAGTTTTCGAGGAGGTAATTCCTTGCTGCCGATTTTTCCTTTTCATACAATTTCTTTTGTTCAAGTCCCATTTCACTATAGAACAATTTGGTGGTCAAGGGGGGCAAATCTTTAGCCACTTCTTCTTTGGTTCGTCGAAGTAAGTAGGGTTTGACCAGTTTTCGCAAGCGCTCTTTTTTTTCATCATCCTGTTCTTTTTCAATGGGACTGATGAATTCCCGTTTGAAAAAAGCGAAACTTCCGAGTAATTCTGGGTTGATAAACTGCATTTGTGACCATAGGTCTGATAGCGAGTTTTCTATAGGTGTACCACTAAGCGAGATTTTGTGTTTAGCAGGAAAGGTATTGATCGCTTGAAAGACTTTGCTTTCGCGGTTTTTTATTTGCTGACTTTCATCCAGAATAATGTATTCGAAATCTATTTTCTGCAATAAATTGGCATCTCTAAGGGCGGTTTGGTAGGTGGTCAAGACAACATCGAAACGCAGGATTAGCCTCGGATCATTATATCTTTTAGTACCGCTGTGTTGGTAAACGCTCAGACTGGGCGCAAACTTTTGCAACTCCTGGGCCCAGTTGAAGACCAAGGAGGCAGGGAGAATGATCAAAGCATTGAGTGACTTTAAAAAAAACGCATCAGGCGGAGCCTGGAAAAGATCCAATTGGGTCGATGGACCTTTGGTTTTAGCTTCTGGCTCGGGTGTTTTCTTGTGTTCTTTGGCATGTAGCAGTACCGCAATGGTTTGCAGCGTTTTCCCCAGACCCATATCGTCAGCTAAGCAGGCACCCAATTCATTGTGGTACAGGTTTACCAACCATTGCAAGCCAGCGAGCTGATAAGGCCTTAAATCCGCTTTTAAAAGCGGAGAGGGGCGAAAATCGGCTTGCACCAGGTCGTCCATTTGAGGGACTTGTAATTTCAGCTCATCTAATAAAGTAAATTGGCTTTTGGTCAGTCGCAGTTGACCATGTTGGGTTTTGGCAAATTTGGCGAGATCCTTGTATTTATTTAACCACGCATTAGGAATAAGAAAATAAGTGCCATCAGGGAGTGGAAAAAAGCAATTCTCCGCTTTGATATAGGGCATTAACTTGATAAAGGGGAAACTAAAATCTCCGACCTTAACCTCTCCGTGAATATCGAACCAATCATTGTCCTGTGAGGAGCTAAGGTCTAAACTAGGCGGCGCAAGCATTATTCGATGGCCATCTATTTCTGGCATAAGCAGCGTGAAGCCAGCCTTTTCAAGGGCAGCTCGCTGGTGACCTAGCCATTCGAACAGGGCATACGGCTCCTCCGTTTCCAGCTTGGGCGATAAATAATGACTATCCGCTTTGGGCGTAATAGAGAAGCTAGCCAATTTGTCAATATAAACCTTTTCCTTTTCTACTTGCCGTTGTACCTTTACGATCTCTACTTCCTGGGCGCCAATTTTCAGGCTTATTTTTTGTTGGCGTTGCTCCCGCCAATGAAAAGTGGTGCCAGGATAGCACATGTTGACATTAATCATCCATTCTGCAGTGAATAAATGTCTGACCACCTCTAATTCGCACCCTTCCAGTTCATCCAATTGAATCACCGCAAATCCCTCCGCTTCTATATCGACCTTTGACGCAACTTTTAGGATGAATTTTTGGAAATAGGCGCTGACCGAAGCGGAAGGAATCGCGACTTCATCTTTTTGCTGGAATGGTTTGACCATATTACCATTGATATGGTCGATCTGGTACAAGCGGTAATTAGCAAAAATCCAGGCGGGTTTATTGGTGATAGGAATGACTTCCTTTTTGCTGATATGCCAAATGTCCTCTCCTTCTTTGAGCGTCAGGCGATAAAAGACTTTTTCCGGTGTTTTTCTAAAAAAAAGCAAGGGGCTCAATTTGTCAGGCATCTGCTTCAGGATAAAATCTTTGGCGAGTACCCGACGTTCGACATTCCAGCTAATGGGCAATTGGTGTCGGGTAAGCAAGAGCAGCAACTCATCCAGTTTGCGGTGAGCAAATGACAAAATGCTGGGTTTTAGTTCTTCTTGCTCCAACAGCTCTACCAATGGTTTTTCTTTGCGCTTATTGGTATTAAACTTCTGAGCAAGACTTTTGGGCTGAAGGAGGTCTATTAAGTCAAAGATTTTTTTTCTGGTGGCATCCATCTCGATTTCGAAAGCGCCAATCGTTTCAGGGATGGCTCTTTGTTGGAGATGTGTCAATTCACCCTTTTTATCCTTGCTGCAGATATAGGCATTGGGTAAAAAAAGACTTTCCTGAAAAGGGTATAAATTATAGACAATTTCAAACCGTTGATTGGTGGTGGATGCTGCAGGTGATGACATTATAATGCAAATTTGGGGAGGCAATGATACTAATAAGTTAAAGAAATTTCAACATTTACGTTAGGACTATTATTTTTAGGGATTATTTAGGACATGGTCTCTGTATTGAGGAAGAATAACTTGCTTCTACTCGATGGTTTACCTCTTGCTCAATAGAAAATAGAAAACTACATTTAAACACCTTTTAGGCAACTAAGCCCTATGATAACGTACCTACCTACTATTGCTGACCATTTGCTTTTTTTTCTACTTGGCATCGTCATGCCTTTCCGTTCGGTGAAGGCCCAGAAAAAGATTCATCAATTGGAATATCCCACCGAAGCCAAGATTCAAATGTATTGGATTAATGGATTTGGTTTATGGGTGATGGCCGTCCTGACCTTGTTGGTTTGGTGGTTTTCTGATCGCCTGGTATCGGATTTAGGCTTGGGGTGGCCCCCTCCTGCGTTCAACTTTGCGGCCTCGGTATTATTGCTACTATTCCTGGCTTTATACTTCCTGGATGTAGGCGCGGAGCTGGGGACCCAGGGCCAAAGGCAAAAAACCTTTGAGCGATGGGCGCAGGATATGCCTTTCCTGCCCGCTAAAGATATCGAATGGCTTCATTTTAATTTCCTGAGTTTGAGTGCGGGTATTTGCGAAGAGATTGTCTTTCGAGGATTTTTTATTACCTATTTGAATGCCCTTTTTCAGTTTCTACCAGCGACTACCGCTCAATGGCTGGCCGTCCTGGTTCCTGCTGTCATTTTTGGTACCGTCCACTATTACCAAGGATGGAAAGCCATGTTGAAAATTAGTCTGATGGCTATCCTGTTTGGGTGTGTTTTTGTACTGACGGGCTCGCTCTGGGTTCTGATTTTAGTTCATGTTTTGATAGATGTGTTGGGTGGCGCTTTTAGTTGGTGGTTGCATTCCCGCTTTGGCCAGGCTGTGGTGGAGGAGGAATGATAGGAAATATTTGGACGATGGATTAATTACTGTGTTAAGGAACGTTC containing:
- a CDS encoding CPBP family intramembrane glutamic endopeptidase, producing MITYLPTIADHLLFFLLGIVMPFRSVKAQKKIHQLEYPTEAKIQMYWINGFGLWVMAVLTLLVWWFSDRLVSDLGLGWPPPAFNFAASVLLLLFLALYFLDVGAELGTQGQRQKTFERWAQDMPFLPAKDIEWLHFNFLSLSAGICEEIVFRGFFITYLNALFQFLPATTAQWLAVLVPAVIFGTVHYYQGWKAMLKISLMAILFGCVFVLTGSLWVLILVHVLIDVLGGAFSWWLHSRFGQAVVEEE
- a CDS encoding M43 family zinc metalloprotease, which translates into the protein MKNFSTFLVFTFLFCCVNFSYAQRNCGAMEYLEDQLQQNPRLQFNMDQIESQTRNFIKRGGDLQKAVITIPVVVHVVYNTSAENISDAKIQSQIDVLNEDFRRMNADKVNTPSVFAGVAADVEIEFCLATVDPSGGATTGITRTSTSKRSFQLNDDMKKSNKGGKDPWPAGDYLNMWVCDIASGYLGYAQFPGGNPATDGVVIDYAYFGTGSSAPYDLGRTATHEVGHWLNLRHIWGDGGCGVDDFVSDTPVAGGPNYTGSPCTFPGPNTCNEGAGDLPDMFQNYMDYSDDACMNLFTNGQTSRMRALFGAGGARASLLASNGCGNGSGGPTCSDGIQNGSETGVDCGGPDCAPCSGGSCAAPTNLSSTPKNNGRRATLAWSAVSGANNYTVTIQRIAPTTGTISSTTTTSTSLTASGLTNGNTYEWTVTANCNSGSNTATATFVAGQAGKLSQQTDDLLVYPNPATDKLMVVFQELTIAPELTFQTEFNTSKDYSLQVTDVYGRTLQRHLIAEGAETIELNVANLQQGIYFLRMTDKAGEEIAIKRFLVQK
- a CDS encoding DEAD/DEAH box helicase, whose translation is MSSPAASTTNQRFEIVYNLYPFQESLFLPNAYICSKDKKGELTHLQQRAIPETIGAFEIEMDATRKKIFDLIDLLQPKSLAQKFNTNKRKEKPLVELLEQEELKPSILSFAHRKLDELLLLLTRHQLPISWNVERRVLAKDFILKQMPDKLSPLLFFRKTPEKVFYRLTLKEGEDIWHISKKEVIPITNKPAWIFANYRLYQIDHINGNMVKPFQQKDEVAIPSASVSAYFQKFILKVASKVDIEAEGFAVIQLDELEGCELEVVRHLFTAEWMINVNMCYPGTTFHWREQRQQKISLKIGAQEVEIVKVQRQVEKEKVYIDKLASFSITPKADSHYLSPKLETEEPYALFEWLGHQRAALEKAGFTLLMPEIDGHRIMLAPPSLDLSSSQDNDWFDIHGEVKVGDFSFPFIKLMPYIKAENCFFPLPDGTYFLIPNAWLNKYKDLAKFAKTQHGQLRLTKSQFTLLDELKLQVPQMDDLVQADFRPSPLLKADLRPYQLAGLQWLVNLYHNELGACLADDMGLGKTLQTIAVLLHAKEHKKTPEPEAKTKGPSTQLDLFQAPPDAFFLKSLNALIILPASLVFNWAQELQKFAPSLSVYQHSGTKRYNDPRLILRFDVVLTTYQTALRDANLLQKIDFEYIILDESQQIKNRESKVFQAINTFPAKHKISLSGTPIENSLSDLWSQMQFINPELLGSFAFFKREFISPIEKEQDDEKKERLRKLVKPYLLRRTKEEVAKDLPPLTTKLFYSEMGLEQKKLYEKEKSAARNYLLENFDGNSPQYRIMVLQSLTRLRQIVNHPSLVFPDFKKESGKFSDVLEHWEVIRKGGHKVLIFSSFTQYLELFRDQFDQSGLAYSWLTGQQTGPQRQQAVKQFMENPDIQSFLISIKAGGTGLNLTAADYVFILDPWWNPSTEQQAIARAHRIGQDKNVMAVKFITKDSIEEKILTLQERKAQLAEDIIGEVGKMSFTKGDIQYLLE